The Humulus lupulus chromosome 3, drHumLupu1.1, whole genome shotgun sequence genome window below encodes:
- the LOC133824052 gene encoding uncharacterized protein LOC133824052, with translation MGARNKEEPKKDDKYVPARVFAITQAEADASPSVVSSQIPMVNTTYGRELYVDLIVLDLSDFDVILGMDFLSKYGASIDCKRKKVVFAPKGGDPFEFEGISKKPRTPIISAMKAREMLQHGYLGYLVNMVNETEETERRPEETRVVVEFLDVFQEELQVYLCIGR, from the exons ATGGGG GCTAGAAACAAAGAAGAGCCAAAGAAGGATGATAAATATGTTCCCGCTAGAGTCTTTGCGAtcactcaggcagaagctgacgCTAGCCCTTCAGTCGTATCAAGTCAGATTCCTATGGTCAATACCACAT ATGGGAGGGAATTGtatgtagacctgattgtattAGATTTATCTGATTTTGATGTAATTCTGGGGATGGATTTTCTTTCCAAATACGGAGCATctatcgactgcaaacgcaagaaagtggtCTTTGCACCAAAAGGCGGAGATCCGTTTGAGTTCGAAGGCATAAGCAAGAAACCCAGAACTCCTATCATATCAGCAATGAAAGCTAGAGAAATGTTGCAACATGGATATTTGGGGTATCTCGTGAATATGGTCAATGAAACTGAAGAGACAGAAAGGAGACCTGAAGAGACAAGAGTTGTAGTTGAGTTCCTCGATGTTTTTCAAGAAGAACTGCAGGTTTACCTCTGCATAGGGAGATAG